The window GCTGCGCGATCTCCTCGGGCTCCGGCGGCGGCGAGCTCAGAATCTTCAGCGCCATCGTGGCGTTCCTTCTGGACCGACATCGGTCCGTTGCGCTCTAGTAACGAGGGACGTTCGGGTCGACTTCCTGCGACCACGCGTCGATGCCGCCCGCCACGTTCCACACGTTCGTGAAGCCGAGCGCGGCGAAGTGCTCGGCGGCGCGCTGGCTGCGGCCGCCGTGGTGGCAGTGGAAGACGAGCAGCGTGGCCTTGTCGAGCTGCTCGAGCTGCGCGGCGACGTCGCTGTCCAGCAGCCGCGCGCCCTCGATGTGCGCGACCGCGCGCTCCTCCGGCGTGCGCACGTCGAAGAGCCCCATGCGCTCGCCGGAGCGCAGGCGCTGCGCGAGCTCCGCCACGCTCATCTGGCGCACTTCGGCGCTCTTCGGTGCGTTCGGATTGTCGATGCGGAACGCGGGGCCCTCGGCGCGCGCCTCCGCGTCGAGCGTGAGGCCGTTCGCGCGGGGCGCGCTCAGCGGATCGATCTCGATCGCAACGCCGTTCGCCGTGAGTGAGATCGCGCCCGGCTCGCTCGGGCCGAAGTAGAGGCTGTGCTGGAACTGCGCGTCGATCGCGATGTGCAGCGGGCCCGCCGAGCGCGACGCCATCTTGCGCAGCGAGTCCGCGGCCGCGTCGGTCAGCGTGATCTCGGGAATCTCGATCACCGGCTTCGGCACCCCGAGCGCGTCGTAGAGGGATCCGTCCGCGAGCATCTCCTGCACGATGTCGCAGCCGCCGATGAACTCACCGCCGACGTAGAGCTGCGGAATCGTCGGCCACGACGAGAACTGCTTGATGCCGTCGCGCAGCGCGGCGTCCGCGAGCACGTTCACCGTGGCGTACTCGGGGATCAGGCTGTCGAGGATGCGGCACACCGTCGCGCTGAATCCGCACTGCGGCGCGCCACGCACGCCCTTCATGAAGAGCACGACGCGCTCAGAGGCGATCAGTCCTTCGAGGCGCGAGCGGACGGCGGGATCGAGCTGCATGGGGAGACTCCTGAGCGCGGTTGTCACGCGAAGCCGCGCATCATCGCGCATCGGCGGCGCTTTGGCGGGCGGGCGTCGTTGCGCTCGGGTCGCTGGTGGGCCACGCTATCGCCTCGCTCGCGCGCCTAGACCGCCGGCCCAGTCCGCTCGCCGGCCTGAGGGGTCGAGAGCTCAGCTGCGCGGCGGCTGGAGCGTGACGAGGTCGGCGAGCACGCGCACGGCTTCGTCGAGGTCGGGGCGCTTCGGCTCCTCGCTCTCGTCGTCGCCGGTGAGGCTCGGCCGCGGCGCTACGGGCGCGACTGCTGCGGTGCGGCCCGGTGCCGGCGCGCCCCCGGGCGTCGCCTTCGCGACCGGCGGCACGGGATTCGGCGCCGCTGCGGCCTCTTCCTTCTTGCGCGCCTCTGCTTCCGCTTCTTCCTTCTCGCGGCGCTGAATCATCGTCGCGAGCTTCAGCTTGCCTGCATCGGCCGCGCGCTCTGCCAGCTCCTCGCGGATCTTCTCGTAGCCGGGCTCGCGCGACACGCGCAGCGCCGAGCGGCGCGACAGCTCCGCGATCGTCTTGTCGGTGACGGGCTCCCAGCGCGCGCGGC of the Deltaproteobacteria bacterium genome contains:
- the grxD gene encoding Grx4 family monothiol glutaredoxin, producing MQLDPAVRSRLEGLIASERVVLFMKGVRGAPQCGFSATVCRILDSLIPEYATVNVLADAALRDGIKQFSSWPTIPQLYVGGEFIGGCDIVQEMLADGSLYDALGVPKPVIEIPEITLTDAAADSLRKMASRSAGPLHIAIDAQFQHSLYFGPSEPGAISLTANGVAIEIDPLSAPRANGLTLDAEARAEGPAFRIDNPNAPKSAEVRQMSVAELAQRLRSGERMGLFDVRTPEERAVAHIEGARLLDSDVAAQLEQLDKATLLVFHCHHGGRSQRAAEHFAALGFTNVWNVAGGIDAWSQEVDPNVPRY